In Mesorhizobium sp. M9A.F.Ca.ET.002.03.1.2, the DNA window TGGAATGAGCGATACGAAATCGGGCGACGACAAGACGTTGAGTGTTACGCCGAAGAAGACCTTGACGCTGAAGCGCCCCGGTACGGAACAGGGCACCGTGCGCCAGAGCTTCTCGCATGGCCGCACCAAGGCGGTCGTGGTCGAGACCAAGAAGCGCAAGTTCTCGATGCCCGGTGACAAGCCGGAGCCGGCCGCTGCCCCCGCGTCCGTCTTCACGCCGAAGCCGCCGGTCGCGGCAGCGCCCGTTGTGCAGGAAGCGCCCAAGGCGCCGCCGCCCGCGCCCGTCGAACGCGGTGGCATGGTGCTGAACGAATTGTCGCGTAACGAGATGGAGGCGCGCCGCCGAGCCCTGGAGGGTTCGAAGGTGCGCGACGTCGAAGATCGCCAGCGTGCCATCGAGGAGGCCAAGCGCCGCGCCGAGGAGGAAGAGCGCCGCCGACGCGAGCGCGAGGAATCCGCGCGCCGTCAGGCCGAGGAAGAAGCTCGGTTGCAGGCCGAGGCCGAGTCCCGCCGACGTGCCGAGGAAGAGGCGCGCCGCCGCGCGCCGCTGGCCGCCGAACTGGCGACAGTCGACGACGAGGACGTCAAGCCAAAGCGGGCCGGCGCCGGTGCCCCGGTGCGCCGTCCGGTCACGCCCGAAGTGGCGCGTCCGGCCAAGCCGACCAAGGGCGAGGAAGATCGCCGCCGCGGCAAGCTGACGCTGAATGCCGCACTTTCCGATGAGGATGCGCGTGCTCGTTCGCTGTCGTCGATGCGCCGGCGTCAGGAGAAATTCAAGCGCGCGCTGCATAACGAACCGCGCGAGAAAGTCATGCGCGAAGTGATTCTGCCCGAGACCATCACCATCCAGGAACTGGCGCAGCGCATGTCCGAGCGCGCTGTCGATGTGGTCAAGTTCTTCATGAAACAGGGCCAGATCCTGAAGCCTGGCGACGTCATCGACGCCGACACCGCCGAGCTGGTCGCTACCGAATTCGGCCACACGGTTCGCCGCGTTGCCGAGTCCGACATCGAGGAAGGCCTGTTCAACATCGCGGATCGTCCCGAAGATCTCGAGCCGCGTCCGCCGGTGGTGACGATCATGGGCCATGTCGACCACGGCAAGACCTCGCTGCTCGATGCAATCCGCAGCGCCAATGTCGTGTCCGGCGAGGCCGGCGGCATCACCCAGCATATCGGCGCCTATCAGGTCGAGAAGAATGGTCACAAGATCACCTTCATCGACACGCCCGGCCACGCCGCCTTCACTGCGATGCGCGCCCGCGGCGCTCAGGCGACCGATATTGCCATTCTCGTGGTGGCGGCCGACGACAGCGTGATGCCGCAGACGATCGAGTCGATCAGCCATGCCAAGGCGGCCGGCGTTCCGATCATCGTGGCGATCAACAAGATCGACAAGCATGATGCCGACCCGCAGAAGGTGCGCTCGGAACTGTTGCGCCACGAAGTCTTCGTCGAATCAATGGGCGGCGAGGTGCTGGACGTCGAAGTGTCGGCGACCAAGGGCACCAATATCGACAAGCTGCTCGAAGCGATCCTGCTGCAGGCGGAAATCCTCGACCTGAAGGCCAATCCGGACCGCACCGCCGAGGGCGTCGTCATCGAGGCCCAGCTCGACAAGGGTCGCGGTCCCGTCGCCACGGTGCTGGTCCAGACCGGCACGCTGATGCCCGGCGACATCCTTGTTGCCGGCAACGAATGGGGCCGGGTGCGCGCGCTGGTCAACGACCGCGGCGAACAGATCAAGGAAGCGCCGCCGGCGATGCCGGTGGAGGTGCTCGGTCTGCAGGGAACCCCGCAGGCCGGCGACCGCTTCGCCGTCGTCAACAACGAGGCCCGCGCCCGCGAGATCACCGAATATCGCCAGCGTCTGGCGCGCGAGATGGCAGTGGCAAAGCATGCCGGCCAGCGTGGTTCGCTCGAACAGATGATGTCGCAATTGCAGACGAGCGGGCTGAAGGAATTCCCGCTGGTCATCAAGGGCGACGTGCAGGGCTCGATCGAGGCGATCAATGCGGCGCTGGACAAGCTCGGCACCGATGAGGTGCGTGCGCGCATCGTCCATGCGGGTGCTGGCGGCATCACCGAAAGCGACGTGTCGCTGGCGGAAACATCGGGTGCCGCCATCATCGGCTTCAACGTCCGCGCCAATGTGCAGGCGCGCGCCGCCGCCGCTGCGGCGGGCATCGAGATCCGCTACTATTCCATCATCTACAATCTCGTGGATGACGTGAAGGCGGCGCTCTCCGGCCTGCTTTCGCCGGAGCGTCGTGAGACCTTCATCGGCAATGCGGAGATCCTTGAGATCTTCGACATCACCAAGGTCGGCAAGATCGCCGGCTGTCGTGTCACCGAAGGCAAGGTCGAGCGCGGTGCGGGCGTTCGCCTGATCCGCGACAACGTCGTCATCCACGAAGGCACGCTGAAGACCTTGAAGCGCTTCAAGGACGAAGTTGCGGAAGTCCCCGGTGGCCAGGAATGCGGCATGGCCTTCCAGAACTACGAAGACATGCGCGTCGGCGACATCATCGAGTGCTTCCGCGTCGAGATGGTGACCAGGACGCTCTGAGTTCGAGCATCCCAGGCCAAACAAGAAGATGGAGCCTGATCCATTCCGATTCCATCGGGATGGATCAGGCTCCAAACCATATGAGACATGCGGCGCGGTCCCATCCCGCGCTTCACGATTTCAGGACAAAGAAAAATGCCCCGTTCAACTACATCAGGCCCATCCCAACGCATGCTGCGCGTCGGCGAACAGGTGCGTCATGCGCTGTCCGAAACCTTGCAGCGCGGCGAGATCATCGATCCGCTGATCGAGAATGCGGTGGTTTCGGTCTCGGAAGTGCGCATGTCGCCCGATTTGAAGATCGCCACAGCCTTCGTCTCGCCGCTCGGCGCCGGCGATGCCGATGCGGTGGTCGAGGCGCTCAACAAGCATGCTAGGTTCGTGCGTGGCCGCGTCTCAGGCGCGCTTAGGCAGATGAAATACATGCCGGAATTCCGCTTCCGCCTCGACACTTCCTTCGACAATTTCGCCAGGATCAACGAACTGCTGAAATCGCCCGAAGTGGCGCGCGACCTCGGCAGCGACGACCAGAACAAAGACAACGACAAGGACGAAAAATAGTGGCGCGTCGCGGCAAGAAGAAGGGCCGGCCGATCTCCGGCTGGCTGGTGCTTGACAAGCCTGTCGGCATGGGGTCGACCGAAGCCGTCTCCAAGATCAAATGGCTGTTCCAGGCGGAGAAGGCCGGCCACGCCGGCACGCTCGACCCGCTCGCTTCCGGCATGCTGCCGATAGCGCTCGGCGAGGCGACCAAGACCGTGCCCTATGTCCAGGACGGCGCCAAGGTCTACCGCTTCACGGTCGCCTGGGGTGAGGAGCGTTCGACCGATGACCTCGAAGGGCCGGTGACGAAAAGTTCCGACCAACGTCCGGCAGAAGCCGAAGTGCTTTTGCTGATGCCGAAATACACCGGCGTCATCATGCAGACGCCGCCGCAATTTTCGGCGATCAAGATATCGGGCGAGCGCGCCTACGACCTTGCCCGCGACGGCGCGACGGTCGACATCCCGGCGCGGGAGGTCGAGATCGGCCGTCTCGACCTGATCGAGCACAATGCGGATCGCACCATTTTCGAGGTCGAATGCGGCAAAGGCACCTATGTGCGCTCGCTGGCTCGTGACATGGGCCGCGACCTCGGCTGTTTCGGCCACATCGCCGAACTGCGCCGGATCGAAGTCGAGCCGTTCACGCAGGAAGACTTCGTCACCATCGCCGAGCTGGAAGCCGCCCGTTTCGGCGAACGGAGCGCGAATTCGGATTCAGCGGAGACGGTGGACGCGCCAGTCGACTTCGATGCCATCGACGCGCTTCTGGTCGACACGGCAGCTGCACTCGACTGCCTGCCGCAGGTGGCGATCAGCGACGATGCCGCGACAAAAATCCGCCTCGGCAATCCAGTCATCATCCGTGGCCGCGACGCGCCGGTGGAAGCTGAGGAAGCCTGCGCCACGGCGCGCGGCAAGCTGGTCGCCATCGGCGCCATCGAACAAGGCATGTTCAAGCCGAAGCGGGTCTTTGCCGGGTGAATCCCGTCGTCTAATCTCGATCAGGCGTAAC includes these proteins:
- the rbfA gene encoding 30S ribosome-binding factor RbfA, which gives rise to MPRSTTSGPSQRMLRVGEQVRHALSETLQRGEIIDPLIENAVVSVSEVRMSPDLKIATAFVSPLGAGDADAVVEALNKHARFVRGRVSGALRQMKYMPEFRFRLDTSFDNFARINELLKSPEVARDLGSDDQNKDNDKDEK
- the truB gene encoding tRNA pseudouridine(55) synthase TruB, which codes for MARRGKKKGRPISGWLVLDKPVGMGSTEAVSKIKWLFQAEKAGHAGTLDPLASGMLPIALGEATKTVPYVQDGAKVYRFTVAWGEERSTDDLEGPVTKSSDQRPAEAEVLLLMPKYTGVIMQTPPQFSAIKISGERAYDLARDGATVDIPAREVEIGRLDLIEHNADRTIFEVECGKGTYVRSLARDMGRDLGCFGHIAELRRIEVEPFTQEDFVTIAELEAARFGERSANSDSAETVDAPVDFDAIDALLVDTAAALDCLPQVAISDDAATKIRLGNPVIIRGRDAPVEAEEACATARGKLVAIGAIEQGMFKPKRVFAG
- the infB gene encoding translation initiation factor IF-2, giving the protein MSDTKSGDDKTLSVTPKKTLTLKRPGTEQGTVRQSFSHGRTKAVVVETKKRKFSMPGDKPEPAAAPASVFTPKPPVAAAPVVQEAPKAPPPAPVERGGMVLNELSRNEMEARRRALEGSKVRDVEDRQRAIEEAKRRAEEEERRRREREESARRQAEEEARLQAEAESRRRAEEEARRRAPLAAELATVDDEDVKPKRAGAGAPVRRPVTPEVARPAKPTKGEEDRRRGKLTLNAALSDEDARARSLSSMRRRQEKFKRALHNEPREKVMREVILPETITIQELAQRMSERAVDVVKFFMKQGQILKPGDVIDADTAELVATEFGHTVRRVAESDIEEGLFNIADRPEDLEPRPPVVTIMGHVDHGKTSLLDAIRSANVVSGEAGGITQHIGAYQVEKNGHKITFIDTPGHAAFTAMRARGAQATDIAILVVAADDSVMPQTIESISHAKAAGVPIIVAINKIDKHDADPQKVRSELLRHEVFVESMGGEVLDVEVSATKGTNIDKLLEAILLQAEILDLKANPDRTAEGVVIEAQLDKGRGPVATVLVQTGTLMPGDILVAGNEWGRVRALVNDRGEQIKEAPPAMPVEVLGLQGTPQAGDRFAVVNNEARAREITEYRQRLAREMAVAKHAGQRGSLEQMMSQLQTSGLKEFPLVIKGDVQGSIEAINAALDKLGTDEVRARIVHAGAGGITESDVSLAETSGAAIIGFNVRANVQARAAAAAAGIEIRYYSIIYNLVDDVKAALSGLLSPERRETFIGNAEILEIFDITKVGKIAGCRVTEGKVERGAGVRLIRDNVVIHEGTLKTLKRFKDEVAEVPGGQECGMAFQNYEDMRVGDIIECFRVEMVTRTL